The sequence CAAACCGGTGAAAATTGCACATAATCACAATAACAGGCGGAATTGCAAGTAGCAGTGAGGTCTGGCCCACTGaaagtaataaaattgaaattaggtAAACTTTAAGGAATTTCAAAAACGTTACCTCTCTGGTATATTGACAATCATCGAGTGCTCATTAGCTGGGCAGCCGATAAATGCATATGCAATACAGCCAACCACAGTAAGAAGGCCGACGAGCACATTCCAAGCCGCCATATAGCGAGCTCTGGGTTTGAATTTGGATATAACTAAGCCGGAAATTAATACGCCAAGCGCGGAAAAGGCCAACGCTACTGTTCCCGTCACCATGCTGAgaacatatataaaatttcgtaatttggTTATAGAGTTCCTGGTCACTAAATTATGATCGATGACTACAGCTTTTGAGCCGTCGCTGAAGGGTGACAGCTAACAGATAATGAGCGCCCCACAAAAAAAGTGTATTAAATCAAACCCCAGctttacgaccctcctaccctcaagggaagagtgggaatgATGTGAGACGAGGCGAGTcgatccatgtatacacagatttcttaaagctcgagggcagggtgggcggaggtgtatattctgaacatctgggtatttccttcagttttcggctccccgtctactgtagtgtctttcagactgaacagatggcaataataaaagccgcgacactggtacagtgtgatgcgatatccggaaattatatctacattttcactgatagctaagcggcgataaaacccctcacaaaacagtcgacaacctctaaggtagccatgaaatgccgcacatctttAACGAgctggctgagtcatttcacctaaaggtaacatgggtccctggccatcgcgacattgagagtaactgtagagccgatagactagcgagactcggcactaaattgaccgatgagtacattgATAATAGGAATACTCTTACAAACAtataagctactcatccttcaAGAAActgtaaggaaagcaaacgaaagatggcgtaatgaagccacctgcaaaatcgcccgtcaactgtggccgactctaaatgctaaacgcacagaatctctgctaagccaaaataagcacagtcttagcacattgatttcagtcataacagggcactgcctaataggtatacccgcccaaaggatgggtgtgcaaacacatgacttctgtagaagatgtctagatgaggacgaggaagagacaatctcgcacctactgtgccactgtcctgctctatccagacgcagttTTACTATTctgagcaaacaattttttaatgagttgcaagatctcagttctacagaaatcagagatattctaaaatttttgaaaagcacccACTAGTTTTAgaagagatagggacaagctctccacgcggcatcacaatgggctatgagcctgagtgtgtcccacacgacaaccgcttcaacctaacctaacctaacctaaccccaGCTTCTAGGCGGCCAATGGACATTATGCCTTCGTCTAGCTATTCGTTTTCGAacgtttttacataaaatttctcAACGACCCATTTGGTAAATGTCTAACTATAAACTAAATTTCCGATACATCGCGGATGTTATTTTAAGTACCGAAgccaaaaattttgatatttaaatttccTGGCGCTAAAAAGACAACCTTGTATTAACTGCTCGtattatattgttgttgttgttgctgaaatattcataattagcgactagcgactgttctcgtgtgatgatgtcttagttgttttctgttttttttcataGTAAATTCTTTTGAGTTCCGACTTCAGGCCGCTGTAAGGATAGTGCAGTTTACCTAAGTGTCCCCATGGTTATCTAtgcgagcagggaggccatgcgagggttgactctACGCTTCATGGGCAATAGAGTTCAGAGCCAGGACGGGAACTAGTCAGGATTTCTCAAATGAGCCTGCACCACCAACTTAATGGTGACGAGTAAGGAACGTACCCGCAGGCTTGACAAAGTTTTAACGGGGCGGGTAGCATTAGCCTATCAGCCATTTCGGTGAGGTGTCTCCCTCCTGTACTGAGATGATAAAATACTACTTTCACCAGCCCATATACTTCCTAATCTAAGAATATTTTCCAGTATACCGTCATCAGGATCTTACTAGTTTTGATCCTGATGAGCTTTACAGCCATGCCGCTGGAGGTACTTAGGGTATATTAGGCCTTTCGAGCCGAGGCCCTTCCTGTCCTGCcggattttagtcgcctcttacGACAGGTATGCCTTTCCGCGGATGGATTCTTTTCCCCGACCCGCTGGGGAAACAAATGTTCTGacgacatcgcaccgagcaacatattcagcaaaatgctcgaacgcgaggacagctggaacgcggtaaataatgcatcgagaacgtactacggaaaaaaaagattgacctcgacactgtgcaacaaagcgaagccgcacagatagagacataagaagacgagcctatagcaggaaagcagtagacgacggtcgctgtaagtgcgaaggcattatGAAGCccacctcacccaccaaaagaaaaaaaaaatattaaggcgCACACATATTCCAATAATCACAATCACTTTGATTTTCCTCAACCATTAAAGTTCAAGTTCTCTTTTACTTTTCAACATCGATCATAATTCAATACCCAGTTACTGTACTTTATAGAAAGAAAGCAAGAATCAAAATATTTCCTATGCGCTCACCTGGAAGTGGCTGCCGATTGTCGATATTGTATCTCTATGTATTTGGGTGTAAAAATCCAGTAAGGCATATAGCCGAAGTAATAGAATATCGACGAAATATTATTGCACATCAACGTCTTATTCTGCACGATGCGCTTGAAAGTAACAAACATGTCGCGCAAAGAGGTTTCCTGTACCTCGGCCTCAACAGACGCATCAGCTTGCAACGCATTACCCGCCCGGCGTTTACGTTCTTCTACAAGTCTGCGCGCCTTCGCACGTGGCAACTCTTTCGGTAGCATAGCAAAAAGTGTGCCACAAATGAAGAGCACAGAACCCAGCAACAGCCAACCCAACCACCAGGCGCCCAACCAACGTGGATCGTTGTTGTTGATGACTGGATGCAATTCTGGTGCAATGTAGATACGCAAACAAAATGAGGCCAAGGCGTAGCCTATTGCGGGTCCCAGCATGTGGATAAAATAGGAGAAACCTAAAGTGTGTGAGCGGTGAAATGagataaaagtaaatatttgtttaattatgCATTATTTTAAAGTGAAGTGTGTGCTGCACACCGTTGAGGAGCCAAAGGTGCTCTCAATTCATGTATTATTGCCGTTTGCACTATCGCACAACCATAAAGTTCCATATAATCTTAAAATATATAACCTTAAGCTGATATTAAATACACGTAGCGCATTTCTTGCGAAATCATCACTCACTCGTAATTGGCGCAATTGATGCgataacaacaccaacaacccaAGCGGAAACCTCTTGTGTGTGTACTCACTCAACAATGCTGGTGTTTTGGACTTCTTCGTATTATCATCCATGTAGGCTATGCCGAGTGTATAGTAAAGCGCACCGCCTATGCCAGACACGATTTCAGCGAGGAAGAGCACCACCTGTGGTGCCAAATTACTTTCCTCTACCATGCAAGCGGTCTCATTGCTGCGGTCGCGGCATAATGTCATTGTGCGGTGACGGTTCAAAGTCTCCAATGTTGCATTCTCATCGGCGATGCCACCAAAATCGGTAGTTAGTGCGAGTGCATCTTCGCCGGGCCCATAAAGAAAGTGCGGTGTTGCGGTTAGTATGCAGAAGGCGACAATTGTCATGATGCCTGGGAGAGGGAATGCGGAGTAGAagtataaaatttagtaaataaaGAACAGGTAACCTTCCTTCAACACGGTATCTTATAACAGGGTTTCGCTATAGCTCGAtgagaaaattgcaaaaacctTTGTAAAGTACTGTACTTATATAGCCGGAGCGAGGCTTGCCATCTTAAAGATGCACCGTTGCCCCTGAGCTTTTATACATTTCTATCTCAGTGAATGTTAgggaaattatttcttttcatctTCGTGGCCTGAAAAAAGTGTCTTATGCTGCTGATCGGCAGTCTGCTTCGAGCACCGGTGTGCTAAAGAATAACTTTTTAACACCAAGTTTCTGTGCCAAGCCATGTCCGGGAAAGATAAAACAACCACGTTCAAGaggaaagtaatttttttagaagtaAAGATACAAATCTTTGATCGTCTTTTGAAGCGAGAAAAGCATCTCGCATTGGAAAAGGCCTTAATTTGAATGAAGCAACAGTTGCAGTTGCTGCAGCGTCATTGACATCCGCAAAACGTGGAGCTCGCCCTGGGCgtcaataattgaaaaaatggaaaaggtaTTTGGATTGATGATTGTtgtcaagaaaaaaattctctaaGTAGCAATATCATCAAACAAAAAGCACTTAACATTTACAAACAtcttaaagaataaaataaataaataaataaggcgAATCCTCTGTGAACCCAGATTTTGTGGCAAGTAAAGGTTGGTTCGAAAAGTTGAAAATGCATTTTGCAATTCGTAACATACGACTCCAAGGAGAATCTGCGTCGGCTGATCATGAAGCCGCTAGGACGTATCCAGAAAATACACCAGAGGATACACAGATCAAGTTTTCAATGCCGACGAGACTGGGCTTTGGTGGAAAAAAATGCCCAGTAGAACCTTTACAACGCAAtcctttcgcccctactttggctagttgtaatagacgaagttctgataatgctaaataagggtggggttaaggtagtagcataaGCCGAAGACTTGGTCTGATGGTATCGGAACCGTTTCCcccagtcatggctgagattttggaactCAATCGCTGGAACTCAACCACTTgtggcctccgagtcaactctgacaaaacggagctggtgctatttaccagaaaatttaaacctccaccctttcgacttcccaaattaaacaaccacgttctcccgtTTCCATcagaagttaggtatcttggagtgatacttgactccaaacaccattggaagctacatattgaaaatcgggtaaagaaggccagtatagccttctactcctgcaaatctttATCGGTAAAACATGGGGAcgcaagccacaggtcgtgctgtggacgtacaacgcagtggttttgccaattttaacgtatagATGCCTGGTTTGCTGGGAAggagacaatctctcaagggtCATGGTATcgttttcgggcagttaacaccgtaatTCTCCGAACTACGAACAGATGATCTCTCTATCCACAAACttgagtttgagggtcgtgctagagcaatctttccaaataggcagaattggatcgaggggaaaatctgcaccgaagcttgcacctctgtcttcacggacggttccaagatggaatcgggagtcggagcaggggttttctcaaaatcagccaatttatctatctcctttaaactgccgaacactgctagtgtttttcaagcagaagtctttgcgatcttgcaggcatgcaTAATGCTTTTCTCCGATAGTCCAGCCgtgattaaggctctgacgacaccatggtgcagaacgaattTAGTAAACTCATGTAAAGAAGAGATCAAatttcttgggtgtgcaggtaacatttctctgacctGGGTtctaggacataggaacatagagggaaatgaaattgctgatgagcttgccaggaaggggactgaattggcctcagagacctcctatccGGTCATCGGCGTCCCCcggacagttgttaaaggggaactgcgcaaattatttctcaggaaagcgcagaaaagatggagttccatttcttcatgtgctatttcgaaaaccttttggccccaatacgataaacgaagaactcagaaagttctttggactcctcgccattcaatttccaaattcgtagctgtgtttaccagtCACTGAACGATCGGTACACACGCGGAAATGCTAGGGTAACcgtttaacccccattgcagaagctggtACCCACAGCGGGTAGAGAGAAGAAGCCTGTACAGAATTTtccctgtaaatgtccgggtttggcagctagaagactaaggttactgggcgctccttttttcgacagcctggggcagtgcgccaacctaagtcccatcaGTCTTTTCCAtaatatcaacagctctggttggctgtagatatctgcctgttggaggtttcataatggtatcaaaacggcacttcagtgctacttgaggggtgccagactggcacttcaaccatttcacctgccTACCTACCTTTATGACAAATCCCTTTCTAGTGTATAGATCTTTAATTCCTCGTGCATTTAAAGGCGTAAATGAAAATACTTTAGCGGTATATTGGAAAGCAAATCCAAGAGCTTGGGTAACTAAATCATCCCAACGTTAAAATACTGTTCCTACCACCGAACACTACTTCGTTGCTCCAACCATTGCATCACGGTATTATTtggaatacaaaatttttattaataagtttTTAGAATATAGCCTCCTTACTGGGTCTCATGTAACACGGTTTCAAAAAACACGGTTTTTTTAGGAACCTATCTAACGTGTTATAGAAGGATTACCTGTATAAGTAGTATAAATTAGAAGTAGAATCTCCTAAGTATTGTTTTGAATTTGCATTTGCTCACCAAATCCAATCCAACGCGGTCGATGTCCTTTGCCCGCATAGTAGCTGAGTACAGCCGAGGCAAGCATTTGACTAATATTATTGCCAATCACTATTACCCCGGTATTCTTCGAAGGTATCTTAAAGCGTTTCTCGATGGTCGTCAGTGTGCCATTGAAATAGGCAAAAGTCATGGAGAACACACAGCCCACTAGGCCATAGAGCAGCACGTAGGTGGTTTGATTGGCGAATCTTTAAATTGGAAAGAgcagacacacatacacacatatataaagaTGAAGACAAAACTATGATAGTACCACATATTGACAAATctcaactatttatttatttttttaactcaattttttttttataaaaatagagtTAATTCTAtaacaaatatcatataaatcaataattaaaactttgtacaagatttataaaaattcgacaaattctcATCAAAGGTTGCATTTTTTAAGTCAGAACTCACAAAAAGAAAGTGGATACGCAATTTTATAGCAAGTCATATTTTAATCCAATAGAGGGCTAGTTAGAAGTGCTAGTAATTCTCGttggtttttgacaattttttttgctgatggtgttacgctttttcttcatataccctatgatcagaaaataCCGGGAAtgcttaaataaaacaaaacagagttaaatttcaggcaaatttattttatctccttcaaaatatgacccgtctgaaccAACACATATGAGCCAACGATTatcccagtcctccatgcacccctggtaggccgacgaagggatgacctTCAGCTTATTTGTCgcttctctttgatctcctctatcgactgaaatcttcttccacgaagtggtaacttcaacgtgggaaacaaaaagaagttgcaCGGGGCCatgtcaggtgaatacggtgcttgcccGATagtgctcggtgcgatggcgcgttatcatcattcTATATTCAATATTCTTTCTTGACTGTCTGTCccaccaacataagaaaaaaatatgaaccgGTTCCCAAGAGCACGGTTCGTTTAAATCaaacatttccggtactttttgatcatagggtaattaaaaatgttgttcgTTTGTTGCATAAGAGTGTGTGTTATgtgaaaagtgtgaaattttcatgattggatgaatgtttaaatattttgcacaaagtttttttgctataaaattaaatatattttcataaataaataattcaaattaatgtgaaaaaaaattgttaaaacttatCACTATATtactgaatttatatatgtagatacaaggtggcgcaaaattaaacaccctatcggaagatttacaatttttgcaaattgcgtTGTAGGTCAGTAATGTTTGACATTTGTAAAGTAGACATCTGCATTATAAAAACCGACAagcaatattcaaaataatattcaaaatattccaCTACTCAGaatcattttatttgtgaagtgaaacttcttaggcgtcgatggacgagcgagaatggagagtaaaatatcaaggccatgcaacgttttgggcattttcgttccgcgagagagaaaaaagatataacttaGAGgtaaaggagagagagagctacaccttatatatatcttagatacactttaggctattttttctgagtttttccttgaggTTGCTAATTtccagtgagaaataacactgcctactttttggcgcttgtttgctgGTGCAAAgtttaggaaatatatttttggtgcctactttttagcgttatatttccttggtgcctactgtttggggcgttttttggcccCAAGttttttagcgttttttttggtgcctcctTTTTGCCGCTTATTTCCGAtttctggctagtgcttgtgcgtactataaagtgcaaccattccggcgtcggatttattgg is a genomic window of Anastrepha ludens isolate Willacy chromosome 6, idAnaLude1.1, whole genome shotgun sequence containing:
- the LOC128867831 gene encoding solute carrier organic anion transporter family member 74D-like, giving the protein MVQLEVDTLKSDAQNDSDVESKLLPETKLEASSLEEQTSKNPKKEEESDTKRQIDAILRDMPLTEDVSCGFWIFKGLGLQRFANQTTYVLLYGLVGCVFSMTFAYFNGTLTTIEKRFKIPSKNTGVIVIGNNISQMLASAVLSYYAGKGHRPRWIGFGIMTIVAFCILTATPHFLYGPGEDALALTTDFGGIADENATLETLNRHRTMTLCRDRSNETACMVEESNLAPQVVLFLAEIVSGIGGALYYTLGIAYMDDNTKKSKTPALLSFSYFIHMLGPAIGYALASFCLRIYIAPELHPVINNNDPRWLGAWWLGWLLLGSVLFICGTLFAMLPKELPRAKARRLVEERKRRAGNALQADASVEAEVQETSLRDMFVTFKRIVQNKTLMCNNISSIFYYFGYMPYWIFTPKYIEIQYRQSAATSSMVTGTVALAFSALGVLISGLVISKFKPRARYMAAWNVLVGLLTVVGCIAYAFIGCPANEHSMIVNIPESGPDLTATCNSACYCDYVQFSPVCGENNMTYISPCHAGCKEEILEAGGKKLYNDCSCIPKHRKLRREERELSEFLNITETTLDSLNATMLEATTTTTTSFVASTFASISSATETPSNLAQLFTTPTTKQSISSIGGQATPGACPVDCFTQFVIFLSVMCGLKFIGATGRTSNFLVTVRCVPEKDKTVAMGFGMMMACMLTFIPSPIFFGWLLDRMCLVWGKTCTNKGNCWLYDPYALRYILNFTAAAFIFVGTVFDCGVWYLVKNLKIFDDEIQENDKETKQEEELKTFEGKA